In Bacillus sp. NP247, one DNA window encodes the following:
- a CDS encoding anti-sigma factor produces MGCAEFKKLWEKYEKGTLTRDEQEQLESHIETCAECEAHLDELLTKSEPVKKKLPPKELKVPFWRIKWKHRLQMFGFILAICLVIYMIGGVLSAFYFQADNDKRLKEIRDVPSLALEATIPNSRVMGGGTSVEAFFRTNSQFDLVKTVGKKEMPLGTIETSSFLSSLNITNQSWVNMHYQPNIHFVHPKIKQGDHLKEATKKVWDTLGKVHEGTVAEVAISFDKAYTLQELEPLLYSVFEAQEMPPTPVWYALDTGQERINEEDFILSSSDFIGFPEHIRFLDNETDRQKTQEDKVIEMMRILSTHKKTVSTVASLPENELNLDKRYKYVKDNGVKVYGIVITGPSKELLKLQNSPHVRYATLGDIEVWNWFDH; encoded by the coding sequence ATGGGTTGTGCAGAGTTTAAAAAACTTTGGGAGAAATATGAAAAAGGAACGCTCACACGTGATGAGCAAGAACAGTTAGAAAGTCATATAGAAACTTGTGCAGAATGTGAAGCTCATTTAGATGAATTGCTTACGAAGAGTGAGCCCGTAAAGAAAAAATTACCTCCAAAAGAACTTAAAGTTCCTTTTTGGAGAATTAAGTGGAAACATCGTTTACAGATGTTTGGTTTTATACTAGCAATTTGCCTCGTTATATATATGATCGGCGGGGTATTGTCTGCCTTTTATTTTCAAGCTGATAATGATAAGCGACTAAAAGAAATACGAGATGTTCCTTCTCTTGCACTTGAAGCAACTATCCCAAATAGCCGCGTTATGGGGGGCGGAACAAGTGTAGAAGCTTTCTTTCGTACAAACAGCCAATTTGATTTAGTGAAAACCGTCGGTAAAAAAGAAATGCCACTCGGTACAATAGAAACGAGCAGCTTCTTATCTTCTTTAAATATCACAAATCAATCTTGGGTGAATATGCACTATCAACCGAACATCCACTTTGTTCACCCAAAAATAAAACAAGGCGATCATTTAAAAGAAGCAACTAAAAAGGTTTGGGATACACTTGGAAAGGTGCACGAAGGAACCGTTGCAGAAGTAGCAATATCTTTTGATAAAGCTTACACTTTACAAGAATTAGAGCCACTTTTATATAGTGTATTTGAAGCACAAGAAATGCCACCAACTCCTGTATGGTACGCTTTAGACACAGGACAAGAAAGAATAAATGAAGAAGATTTCATCCTATCTAGCAGCGACTTTATAGGATTTCCAGAGCATATAAGATTCCTTGATAATGAAACTGACAGGCAGAAAACGCAAGAAGACAAAGTAATCGAAATGATGCGCATCCTTTCTACACATAAAAAAACTGTAAGTACAGTTGCTTCACTTCCAGAAAACGAACTAAACTTAGATAAACGTTATAAATATGTAAAAGATAACGGAGTAAAAGTATACGGCATTGTCATTACTGGACCGTCAAAAGAATTATTAAAATTACAAAACTCCCCGCACGTACGTTATGCGACTCTTGGAGATATTGAGGTTTGGAATTGGTTTGATCATTAA
- a CDS encoding HAMP domain-containing sensor histidine kinase — protein MNLNKRLIIQFILQHVFVLVTLLIAVVAAFTYLIFLVTSISYEPNIPDSDSFTISRYISSEDGDITLKTEVKDLIKEKNDWIQIVEENGKVLYQFNTPSDVPTSYTKTSLLAHIQNHIESPYTFTYWEIEVEEKNVLVIYGGMLKSNALLKTIQKEHPSLSTDSFTLTEQEKQLLSKEKATLQIFNHNGEEVFSYPTGKKKTLSTIQTALNEKEPWNHKENTSSFYDANSGQLLVITAKNERYYPDDEIEDVFTKKFLIGCGLILLIVFVYLVILSIWYGNKFGKPLLHAMRWLKNIAGGKYEEPVSKKGKPVRFRRSGKVKWSFRLFRDVTSSLEHLSITLKKNDAMRQVLQQTREEWITGLTHDLKTPLSSIYGYALLLESNQYNWTDQDIQQFGLVMKEKSQYMTTLIDDLSLTYQLRNNALPAQHVNVEINQFVQKILLQFINNPTLQNQNIEFVPSSNKIQYFIEEKWFQRIIENLLVNAVKHNNETTNVIVKLSQNVNSFTLSISDNGKGMDDKTKELLFERYYRGTNTEESNIGTGLGLAITKQLVHAHNGTISIDSELGQGTTIIIVFPFSS, from the coding sequence ATGAATCTTAATAAACGGCTTATCATCCAATTTATACTGCAACACGTTTTTGTTTTAGTTACATTACTTATTGCTGTAGTCGCTGCTTTCACTTATTTAATTTTTCTTGTTACTAGCATTTCATACGAACCTAATATTCCGGATTCTGATAGTTTTACAATTTCAAGATATATCTCTTCAGAGGATGGCGATATTACGTTAAAAACGGAAGTAAAAGATTTAATTAAAGAGAAAAATGATTGGATTCAGATTGTAGAAGAAAACGGAAAAGTCCTCTATCAATTTAATACACCAAGTGATGTCCCAACTTCTTATACAAAAACATCTTTACTCGCACATATACAGAATCATATAGAAAGCCCTTATACATTTACATATTGGGAAATTGAAGTAGAAGAAAAGAACGTACTTGTTATTTATGGCGGTATGTTAAAAAGTAATGCATTATTAAAAACAATTCAGAAAGAACACCCTTCTTTATCTACAGATTCATTCACATTAACGGAACAAGAAAAACAGTTACTCTCTAAAGAAAAAGCAACACTGCAAATATTTAATCATAATGGCGAAGAGGTTTTTTCCTATCCAACTGGAAAGAAAAAAACACTTTCAACAATACAGACTGCTCTTAACGAAAAAGAACCGTGGAATCATAAAGAAAACACGTCTAGCTTTTACGATGCAAATAGTGGTCAACTTCTCGTCATTACAGCAAAAAATGAACGCTACTACCCAGATGACGAAATTGAGGATGTATTTACTAAGAAGTTTCTAATCGGATGCGGATTAATCCTTCTTATCGTCTTTGTTTATTTAGTCATTCTATCTATTTGGTACGGAAATAAGTTTGGGAAACCGTTACTACACGCAATGCGTTGGCTTAAAAATATCGCTGGTGGAAAATATGAAGAACCTGTTAGTAAAAAAGGAAAACCAGTTCGATTCAGGCGATCCGGTAAAGTAAAATGGTCATTTCGCTTGTTTAGAGATGTTACTAGTTCACTAGAGCACCTTTCTATTACACTCAAAAAAAATGATGCGATGAGGCAAGTGCTGCAGCAAACACGTGAAGAATGGATTACCGGTCTCACACATGATTTAAAAACACCGCTTAGTTCTATATACGGCTATGCATTATTATTAGAATCGAATCAGTATAATTGGACTGATCAAGATATTCAACAATTTGGCCTTGTAATGAAAGAAAAGTCACAATATATGACTACATTAATTGACGACTTAAGCTTAACGTATCAATTAAGGAATAATGCCCTTCCCGCACAGCATGTAAATGTTGAAATTAACCAATTCGTTCAAAAAATACTACTGCAATTTATTAATAATCCAACGCTGCAAAATCAAAATATTGAATTCGTACCAAGTTCAAACAAAATCCAATATTTTATTGAAGAAAAATGGTTCCAGCGTATTATCGAAAACTTATTAGTAAACGCTGTAAAACATAATAATGAAACGACAAACGTAATCGTAAAACTTTCGCAAAATGTAAATTCATTTACACTATCTATTTCAGATAACGGAAAAGGAATGGACGATAAAACGAAAGAGCTTCTATTCGAGCGATATTACAGAGGGACTAATACAGAAGAAAGCAACATCGGAACTGGACTTGGTCTCGCCATTACAAAACAGCTCGTTCATGCCCATAACGGAACGATTTCCATTGATAGTGAGCTTGGACAAGGAACGACGATTATTATTGTGTTTCCGTTTAGTTCGTAG
- a CDS encoding CPBP family intramembrane glutamic endopeptidase produces MNPFQMMRARYFLIVFALLILVARSSGELLESTFHIQNSSFINILIFYILPIAWIFYEYRKHRVSFSLFVNKNETFNLVQVLYIAIMLCMFSYGYLILYMYSFAWITPDFIMNALHEPIIDSTGGYVYQFIMVVFIAPIIGEFVFRGFLLQRFAAKWGTSVAMIAVALLFAILHVDFLGAAVFSIVLSIVYIRTKSLLMPIAIHMLNNTFVLCASFLVSGEKIMSFADFSNYTTFFPGLIIFITGLNLVLIFLFVNRKYWSKEVPVIYAEQIKSFADVVGDK; encoded by the coding sequence GTGAATCCGTTTCAAATGATGCGAGCTAGATATTTTTTAATTGTATTTGCACTATTAATTTTAGTAGCGAGAAGTAGCGGGGAATTGTTAGAAAGTACATTTCATATACAAAATTCTTCTTTTATAAATATACTTATATTTTATATCCTTCCGATTGCATGGATTTTTTATGAGTATAGAAAGCACCGTGTTTCATTTTCATTATTTGTTAATAAAAATGAAACATTTAACTTGGTGCAAGTTTTGTACATCGCGATTATGCTTTGTATGTTTAGTTACGGCTATCTTATTTTGTACATGTACAGCTTTGCATGGATTACACCAGATTTTATTATGAATGCCTTGCATGAACCGATTATAGATAGTACCGGGGGATATGTATATCAATTTATTATGGTTGTATTTATCGCGCCTATTATTGGGGAATTTGTTTTTCGTGGATTTTTACTTCAGCGCTTTGCTGCGAAATGGGGAACGAGTGTAGCGATGATTGCAGTGGCACTTTTATTTGCGATATTACATGTCGATTTTCTCGGTGCCGCCGTATTTAGTATCGTATTATCAATCGTATATATTCGTACGAAAAGCTTACTCATGCCAATTGCGATACACATGTTAAACAATACATTTGTACTCTGTGCATCTTTCCTAGTAAGTGGAGAAAAGATCATGAGTTTTGCAGATTTCTCAAACTATACGACGTTCTTCCCAGGACTTATTATTTTTATAACAGGATTAAATTTAGTACTCATTTTTTTATTTGTTAACCGCAAATACTGGAGTAAAGAAGTGCCAGTTATATATGCAGAGCAGATAAAGAGTTTTGCAGATGTAGTGGGAGATAAATGA
- a CDS encoding response regulator transcription factor — MYQANILLIDDETAILQLLTTILEKEGFSHITTATSAELALSLTEKNNYDLIILDVMLPGQSGFDICPIIRQQTDCPIFFLSAKASDLDKISGFSYGADDYITKPFNPLEVVARMKAQLRRHMKQTVPHEQNAHSISFGRFEIDQHSAELTVDGNVVECSAQLFQLLLFFCENPNYVFSKEEIYEKVWGAPAYNGDDNTVMVHIRKLREKIEQNPSNPLYIKTVRGLGYKFVTK, encoded by the coding sequence ATGTATCAAGCAAATATATTACTCATCGATGATGAAACAGCAATTTTACAACTACTAACTACCATTCTTGAAAAAGAAGGTTTTTCTCATATTACAACTGCAACATCAGCTGAATTAGCTTTATCTCTCACCGAAAAAAACAATTACGATTTAATTATTTTAGATGTCATGCTTCCTGGACAATCTGGTTTTGATATTTGTCCGATTATTCGCCAACAAACAGATTGTCCGATTTTCTTCCTATCAGCGAAGGCATCTGATTTAGATAAAATATCTGGATTTTCATATGGTGCAGATGATTATATTACGAAGCCATTTAATCCATTAGAAGTCGTAGCTCGTATGAAAGCACAACTTCGAAGACATATGAAACAAACAGTACCACACGAACAAAACGCACACTCCATTTCATTTGGGAGATTTGAAATTGATCAACATTCTGCGGAACTAACAGTAGATGGGAACGTTGTCGAATGTTCCGCTCAACTGTTTCAACTACTACTCTTCTTTTGCGAGAATCCGAACTACGTATTTTCGAAAGAAGAAATATATGAAAAAGTTTGGGGAGCACCAGCCTATAATGGCGATGACAATACTGTTATGGTTCACATTCGAAAACTACGTGAAAAAATTGAACAAAATCCAAGTAATCCATTGTACATCAAAACGGTTCGTGGACTTGGCTATAAGTTCGTTACAAAGTAG
- a CDS encoding HD domain-containing protein, with translation MIISDVIYGEFEVDKVLEELILSKPVQRLKGVHQAGASYLMNEKWDVTRFDHSVGVMLLIKKLGGSVEEQIAGLLHDVSHTAFSHVIDYVFDNENESYHEEIFGAVVKKSEIPAILSKYGYNYEDTLLDDSKWTLLERSAPELCADRVDYTLRDMYTYGYVSLEEVHSFLDDLIAVDGKMVLQSIEIAEWFTETYYKEVIDFFMKPMNIYGNDMLAKTLKLALHKKIIHPDDFLLEDYELITKLQLCKDQEVDALLRKVHPSIEVKEDRNEYDLHQKNKVRLIDPPLLSEGKIVQSSVVSEKIRQMSDIAYEKAVRGMHVKVI, from the coding sequence GTGATCATATCAGATGTAATATACGGTGAGTTTGAAGTAGATAAAGTGCTAGAAGAGTTAATTTTAAGTAAACCTGTGCAAAGGCTGAAAGGGGTTCATCAAGCCGGAGCAAGTTATTTAATGAACGAGAAATGGGATGTAACGCGCTTTGATCATTCAGTTGGTGTGATGTTGTTAATTAAAAAACTAGGTGGTTCAGTAGAAGAACAGATTGCTGGTTTACTGCATGACGTATCGCATACTGCATTTTCTCATGTGATTGATTATGTTTTTGATAACGAAAATGAAAGTTATCATGAAGAAATATTTGGTGCTGTCGTTAAAAAGTCGGAAATCCCAGCGATTCTTTCGAAGTATGGTTATAACTATGAAGATACTTTACTAGATGATTCGAAGTGGACATTACTTGAAAGATCCGCGCCAGAATTATGTGCAGACCGAGTGGATTATACATTGAGAGATATGTATACATATGGATATGTTTCTTTAGAAGAAGTTCACAGTTTTTTAGATGATTTAATCGCAGTAGATGGGAAAATGGTCCTTCAAAGTATCGAAATTGCTGAATGGTTTACAGAAACGTATTACAAAGAAGTAATTGATTTTTTTATGAAACCAATGAATATTTATGGAAACGATATGTTAGCTAAAACGTTAAAATTAGCTCTTCATAAAAAGATAATCCATCCAGATGATTTTCTTCTTGAAGATTATGAGCTTATTACGAAATTGCAGCTATGTAAAGATCAAGAAGTAGATGCTTTATTAAGAAAAGTTCATCCAAGTATAGAAGTAAAAGAAGATAGAAATGAGTATGATTTACATCAGAAAAATAAAGTGCGTCTTATTGATCCGCCGTTACTTAGTGAAGGGAAAATCGTTCAGTCGTCTGTTGTATCAGAAAAAATAAGACAGATGAGCGATATTGCTTATGAAAAAGCGGTGCGAGGGATGCATGTGAAAGTGATTTAA
- a CDS encoding DUF2101 family protein, translated as MNETISSNKFFYLILLSIVLITTVNVILRWEEAYFFMYLALHLLGVLCISGGMVTEKKSDESVNYMCVIGLVLLLAVQGIMKYSSFSVQDFSLLIDVLP; from the coding sequence ATGAATGAAACAATATCATCAAATAAGTTTTTTTATTTGATTTTACTTAGCATAGTGCTAATAACGACAGTAAATGTTATTCTCCGCTGGGAGGAAGCTTACTTTTTCATGTATTTAGCGCTCCATTTATTAGGGGTTTTATGTATAAGTGGTGGCATGGTTACTGAAAAAAAGAGTGACGAAAGTGTTAACTATATGTGTGTGATCGGTCTTGTTTTACTTTTAGCTGTACAAGGTATTATGAAATATAGTTCTTTTTCTGTACAAGATTTCAGTTTGTTAATAGACGTACTGCCTTAA
- a CDS encoding DMT family transporter, which translates to MFHSKSMPAIKMILSMSIFGSIGFFSVQTGLPSFELVFIRCICATVFLTLCWFVTGQYKNEKWNKKEMIQILACGVFLVFNWVFLFKAFEVMSITIAISVYHLAPIIVLMIGSIVFKERLTVFAVISIVICFIGTVLVAGVDGSVSLEKLMSSGMVWALLAALFYAFTTLLGKGIKHTSAYAMTFVQTFLGIFLLLPFIDFGKFQGLTEMNWMMITATGLIHTGFVYYLFFDSLRDLSTRLISILVFLDPAVAILLDTVFTGFRPTSMQIVGIVLIFVGMAITFRKGTEKELSVKESAIS; encoded by the coding sequence TTGTTTCATTCAAAATCAATGCCGGCAATAAAAATGATACTATCGATGTCTATTTTCGGATCGATTGGATTTTTTTCAGTACAAACAGGTTTACCTTCCTTTGAATTAGTGTTTATTCGCTGTATTTGTGCGACTGTATTTTTAACATTATGTTGGTTCGTAACAGGGCAATATAAAAATGAGAAATGGAACAAAAAAGAAATGATACAAATATTAGCTTGTGGTGTATTTCTCGTTTTTAACTGGGTATTTTTATTTAAAGCATTTGAAGTAATGTCGATTACAATTGCGATTTCTGTGTATCATCTTGCTCCAATCATCGTATTAATGATTGGCAGTATCGTATTTAAAGAGAGGCTAACAGTATTTGCGGTTATATCGATCGTTATTTGTTTTATCGGTACAGTTTTAGTAGCTGGTGTAGATGGAAGTGTGTCGTTAGAAAAGCTAATGTCATCTGGAATGGTGTGGGCACTTCTTGCAGCTTTATTTTATGCTTTTACAACATTGCTAGGAAAAGGAATTAAGCATACGAGTGCATATGCGATGACATTTGTACAAACATTTTTAGGTATATTTTTATTATTACCATTTATAGATTTCGGGAAATTTCAAGGATTAACAGAGATGAACTGGATGATGATCACAGCGACAGGTCTTATACATACTGGGTTTGTATATTACTTATTTTTTGACAGTTTAAGAGATTTATCGACGAGACTTATTTCTATATTAGTATTTTTAGATCCTGCGGTTGCAATACTATTAGATACAGTCTTTACCGGATTTAGACCGACTAGTATGCAAATAGTAGGGATTGTGCTTATATTCGTAGGGATGGCAATAACTTTTCGCAAGGGAACAGAGAAGGAATTATCGGTGAAGGAAAGTGCTATTTCTTAA
- a CDS encoding metallophosphoesterase — MKNLRYFNMFTMLIVYTLLMFYIGWNGWVWLHTVFGWQSWGYYAFVVGFISYAYILVQVFKFLPFLRTVGSIWFAVIQYALMLLPLADIAVFFLQFSIEKDTAIIWTGAVTLLVFFFIFAYGVFNAYSPVVRKYDVHIPKKVEGRKSLRIAMASDMHFGKLSGVSHLKRLVHHVNEMKPDIILLPGDIIDDHPGVFIQKNMGPIMKQMKAPLGVYGVLGNHEYYGRAVPEFLQEMDKIDIRILLDEVITIEDHFYLVGRRDKTERDRQSFENLMSTVDKSLPVIAMDHQPFELKQAADAGVDLLLSGHTHRGQMAPNHIVTRRMYELDWGYVQKGAFHAIVSSGFGFWGPPLRLGSRSEIVQVEVTFE, encoded by the coding sequence GTGAAGAATCTTCGTTATTTCAATATGTTTACTATGTTAATTGTATACACACTACTTATGTTTTACATCGGCTGGAACGGATGGGTTTGGCTTCATACAGTATTCGGCTGGCAATCTTGGGGATATTACGCTTTCGTAGTCGGATTTATTTCATATGCGTACATTCTCGTACAAGTGTTTAAATTCCTTCCTTTCCTGCGAACGGTCGGTTCAATTTGGTTTGCGGTTATACAATATGCGCTCATGTTATTGCCATTAGCCGATATTGCAGTCTTCTTTTTACAGTTTTCTATAGAGAAAGACACGGCAATTATTTGGACAGGGGCAGTCACTTTACTCGTATTTTTCTTTATCTTCGCATACGGGGTATTTAATGCGTATAGCCCGGTTGTAAGAAAGTATGATGTACATATACCGAAAAAGGTAGAAGGGCGTAAAAGTTTACGCATTGCGATGGCTTCTGATATGCATTTCGGTAAATTGTCTGGTGTTTCGCATTTAAAGAGACTTGTCCACCATGTAAATGAAATGAAACCAGATATTATTTTACTGCCTGGTGATATTATAGATGATCATCCAGGTGTGTTCATTCAAAAAAATATGGGACCAATCATGAAACAGATGAAAGCTCCGTTAGGCGTATATGGTGTGTTAGGAAACCATGAATATTACGGCCGAGCTGTTCCTGAGTTTTTACAAGAGATGGATAAGATTGATATTCGTATTCTTTTAGATGAAGTCATTACAATTGAAGATCATTTTTATCTCGTCGGAAGAAGGGATAAAACAGAGCGTGATCGTCAAAGCTTTGAAAATTTAATGAGTACGGTAGATAAATCGCTTCCTGTTATCGCAATGGATCACCAACCATTTGAATTAAAGCAGGCAGCGGATGCTGGCGTCGATTTACTATTATCCGGTCACACGCACCGCGGACAAATGGCGCCGAATCATATTGTAACGAGAAGAATGTACGAACTAGACTGGGGATACGTACAAAAAGGTGCATTCCACGCCATTGTTTCTTCTGGCTTCGGATTTTGGGGACCACCGCTTAGACTTGGAAGTAGATCTGAGATTGTGCAGGTGGAAGTTACGTTTGAATAA
- a CDS encoding M48 family metallopeptidase, translated as MRKVIGWSLFLYVGFALFIYWYLFGWNHELIPDMYKGTSADPETFMNAKELTLSQDYSRVKNLLFFLATPLEWIILLFVLVLGISKKFEKWSKETTKINVLQVAIYFFYLSLLTTVLALPMQWIGRKVSVDYGISTQSTQSWIKDHVIDFWVNYATMLLIVTVLLWLIRKFPKRWWLAGWALSVPFTIFLTFVQPVIIDPLYNDFSTLKNKELETKILAMADKADIPAKHVYEVNMSKKTNSLNAYVTGIGLNSRIVMWDTTLKQLKDKEILFIMAHEMGHYVMKHIYWGVASYVLLSFVGMYLISRILNMCIRKWGDTLQISKVACFSILPLFFLISSLLSFASQPATNYVSRIEERAADQYALDMTKDGKSGVKTFQYLSKTSLSQVNPPALVKFFLYTHPPIFERIHTFEQYEKQKKQ; from the coding sequence GTGAGGAAAGTTATTGGGTGGTCGCTTTTTTTGTACGTTGGGTTTGCGTTATTTATATATTGGTATTTATTTGGATGGAATCATGAACTCATCCCGGACATGTATAAAGGTACGAGTGCAGATCCAGAAACTTTTATGAATGCGAAAGAGCTTACGCTAAGCCAAGATTATTCGCGCGTGAAAAATTTACTGTTCTTTTTAGCGACGCCTCTTGAATGGATTATCTTATTATTTGTACTCGTGCTCGGTATTTCAAAAAAGTTTGAGAAATGGTCGAAGGAAACGACCAAAATAAATGTCTTACAAGTTGCGATTTATTTCTTTTATTTATCATTACTCACAACGGTACTAGCATTACCGATGCAATGGATCGGCCGTAAAGTGTCCGTTGATTATGGTATTTCAACACAAAGCACACAAAGCTGGATAAAAGATCATGTTATTGATTTTTGGGTGAATTATGCGACTATGTTACTTATTGTTACAGTTCTTTTATGGCTTATCCGTAAATTCCCGAAGAGATGGTGGCTAGCAGGATGGGCACTCTCTGTTCCGTTTACGATTTTTTTAACGTTTGTGCAACCTGTTATTATTGATCCACTGTATAACGATTTCTCGACGCTGAAAAATAAAGAGTTAGAAACGAAAATTTTAGCGATGGCAGACAAAGCGGACATTCCTGCTAAACATGTATATGAAGTAAATATGTCGAAAAAAACGAATTCGTTAAATGCATATGTAACAGGAATTGGTCTTAACTCGCGTATTGTAATGTGGGATACAACGCTTAAGCAATTAAAAGATAAAGAGATTTTATTTATAATGGCCCATGAAATGGGACATTATGTTATGAAACATATATATTGGGGCGTTGCTAGTTATGTCTTGTTATCGTTTGTAGGTATGTATTTAATTAGTCGTATTTTAAATATGTGTATTCGAAAATGGGGAGATACGCTGCAAATTTCAAAAGTGGCATGTTTCTCAATTTTACCTTTGTTTTTCTTAATTTCCTCGTTATTATCTTTTGCATCACAGCCAGCAACAAACTATGTTTCACGTATAGAAGAACGCGCGGCAGATCAATATGCTTTAGATATGACGAAAGATGGGAAATCAGGTGTGAAAACATTTCAATATCTATCAAAAACAAGTTTAAGTCAAGTGAATCCGCCTGCATTAGTAAAATTCTTCTTATACACGCACCCACCAATTTTTGAAAGAATTCATACGTTTGAACAATATGAAAAACAAAAGAAGCAGTAG
- a CDS encoding AraC family transcriptional regulator: MESYETQIQRSIDYIEEDVMEKQTLRNLARVAGFSESHFHRVFQALVGDTVMEYVRKRRLARAAYQLSHTDEKVIDIAFEHGFQSHETFTRAFKKLFQMTPSEYRKQEIETPMYYRVNVKQRKLNPYLGGIQMEYRIVNKPEFLMAGYELKTTSKEGKNHQDIPAFWQEYLQKDLGTTIPNRKDTSQWVELGLCTDFNLETGDFTYIIGMEVTDFENVPNAVAKRTFPSATYAVFTTPKVPHEEMVSSIHQTWNAVFSEWFPHSGYEHCGVTEFEQYDERCHADKSEFAQVELWIPVKKK, translated from the coding sequence ATGGAAAGCTATGAAACACAAATTCAAAGGTCAATTGATTATATTGAGGAAGATGTAATGGAAAAACAAACGCTGCGTAATTTAGCACGTGTTGCAGGTTTTTCTGAGTCGCATTTTCATCGTGTATTCCAGGCGTTAGTAGGTGATACAGTAATGGAGTATGTTCGAAAGAGGAGGTTAGCCCGGGCAGCTTATCAACTTTCTCATACGGATGAAAAAGTTATTGATATCGCATTTGAGCATGGCTTTCAATCTCACGAAACGTTCACGAGAGCCTTTAAAAAATTATTTCAAATGACACCAAGTGAATATCGAAAACAAGAAATTGAAACACCAATGTATTATAGAGTGAATGTAAAACAAAGAAAATTAAATCCATATTTAGGGGGCATACAAATGGAATATCGTATTGTAAATAAACCAGAATTTTTAATGGCGGGTTATGAGCTGAAGACGACAAGTAAAGAAGGGAAAAACCATCAAGACATTCCAGCATTTTGGCAAGAATATTTACAAAAAGATCTTGGAACGACGATTCCGAATCGTAAAGATACGAGCCAATGGGTAGAGCTAGGATTATGTACTGATTTTAATTTAGAAACAGGGGACTTCACTTATATTATTGGAATGGAAGTTACAGACTTTGAAAATGTACCAAATGCAGTTGCAAAACGTACATTCCCATCCGCAACGTATGCAGTATTTACAACGCCGAAAGTTCCTCATGAAGAAATGGTATCGTCTATTCACCAAACGTGGAATGCAGTATTCTCAGAATGGTTCCCGCATTCAGGATATGAACATTGCGGAGTTACAGAGTTTGAACAGTACGATGAGCGTTGCCATGCAGATAAGAGTGAGTTCGCTCAAGTTGAGCTTTGGATACCGGTGAAGAAGAAATAA
- a CDS encoding RNA polymerase sigma factor, with product MKQSQSLEEIYSEHMQDLFRYLLSLTGDSHSAEDLMQETFYRMLVHIDYYKGEEIRPWLFTIAYNAFIDWYRKEKKYKTTQIKEFHLPNVPSTEHSYFVKHEIASWLQSISSLPLEKRNVLLLRDYYGFSYKEIAEMTGLSLAKVKIELHRGRKEARSIKE from the coding sequence GTGAAACAAAGTCAATCATTAGAAGAAATTTACTCCGAGCATATGCAAGATTTATTTCGCTATCTTCTCTCCCTAACCGGAGATTCTCATAGTGCTGAAGATCTCATGCAAGAAACATTTTACCGGATGCTCGTCCATATTGACTATTATAAAGGAGAAGAAATTAGGCCGTGGTTATTTACAATCGCCTACAACGCCTTTATCGATTGGTACCGAAAAGAAAAGAAGTATAAAACAACGCAAATTAAAGAATTCCACTTACCAAACGTGCCAAGTACAGAACACTCTTATTTCGTAAAACATGAGATTGCTAGTTGGTTACAAAGTATATCCTCTCTTCCGCTCGAAAAACGAAATGTGTTGCTACTACGAGATTACTACGGATTCTCTTATAAGGAAATAGCAGAAATGACGGGGCTCTCCTTAGCAAAAGTGAAAATTGAATTACATCGCGGACGAAAAGAAGCAAGAAGCATAAAGGAGTGA